One genomic region from Cryptococcus gattii WM276 chromosome C, complete sequence encodes:
- a CDS encoding uncharacterized protein (Similar to TIGR gene model, INSD accession AAW42294.1), translating to MSRSTMSRQPTGDSTPARDLLLPHPAEDLSADDDLLSWVLVDQLGCMPNTKLGVHPQQVKFVGPPFKTDEVLNIVRETVTKGDLHAAMKRLQEFWLFQQHLQSKLTTNQKERFIQHLRRYLLCLQPTSRVEIHLTSRYSFVTGHTELAVFATRPLARGLVVQELQGSVVPLPDEWREEMDIGDDFAVEAAEESDSERDEEEEDVDSGAITSTSGRRGKSKTKEECRRQGQRRSDRTKRRDFSIVWSGLKRCYQLFLGPARFLNHDCNPNVELLRQGNYVTFRWVYIMLEWKPKLMIALVKGILCLTCEKNHRGGFAPKPESSRRTSRDLSRDFTVDPVCIRGRSSVSRSRKSISAGPQPLKYEGAVKQEPFSDDEQAVSVGLSTAASLSTEEECETPIDNVSNIPSVASPFGESLASDVDSVLMPPRRERYARKAAQNSKSWLLLKGRGSKTHVDENLAFVGDEEEVPPDFPRCATCAKPLSDQIWYNGRYFDHCQRCVRHALVFQLPWPAHKPQEVQEYPPAYLIPPGYIPPKISTVPLPSLSKNKPAPRVNPIATAPTPPRAGSSMEDRAHRLRKQIEIEEFIVNSLREAAWSVQEAKELAQEAKEEARRKKKEEKMRLDAMRIKGNGVWQRYEYVDEEELKRKQEAMWRVEPGTTRRGTVRKTPQVENNNEKKEKQTGKEADGTLTAITDEARAKKNEEKRRKRAEEKLKREQKMREEERKKEEKKLKDRERKRRAKEMRKEEKDRLVQTALSNYTSTSQRDNGYAQPSVDIDEEDNEDLEDEIMVATAPELVAYYSPEMPKATELPSSAIIPARPLARRISKGTSQSPLSSGFKVLTNSPQTIMRTGFCSPSSYHASHSCSRLPTQGLCFIKPKRKRHPGTVKTLRDQTTEAAPAISEQEKSEKDCGMSLTLVGSSQMGKENSLLKEDKEKGMSPASHSAKSIISAMEFTKQTAVISQELPSGAYGG from the exons ATGTCTAGGAGCACCATGTCTCGCCAACCCACTGGCGATTCCACCCCAGCACGAGATCTGCTCTTGCCGCACCCCGCCGAGGATTTATCGGCTGATGATGATCTATTGTCATGGGTGCTTGTTGATCAGCTTGGCTGTATGCCAAACACAAAACTTGGAGTACATCCTCAACAAGTGAAATTCGTGGGGCCTCCGTTCAAGACTGATGAGGTGCTTAACATTGTTAGGGAG ACCGTAACCAAAGGGGACCTGCATGCGGCTATGAAAAGACTTCAAGA ATTTTGGTTGTTTCAACAGCATCTGCAAAGTAAGCTTACGACGAACCAGAAGGAACGCTTCATTCA ACATCTACGTCGGTATCTGCTGTGTCTCCAGCCCACATCCCGGGTGGAAATCCACCTGACTTCTCGCTATTCTTTTGTCACAGGCCATACCGAGCTTGCTGTATTTGCTACGCGTCCGCTCGCCCGAGGCCTAGTTGTTCAAGAGCTTCAAGGTAGTGTTGTACCGCTTCCGGACGAATGGCGTGAGGAGATGGACATTGGCGATGACTTTGCGGTTGAAGCTGCTGAAGAATCAGACTCGGAGCgagacgaggaagaagaagacgtCGACTCAGGAGCAATTACCTCTACTTCTGGTAGAAGAGGGAAAAGCAAGACAAAGGAAGAGTGCAGACGGCAAGGTCAAAGAAGAAGCGATAGGACGAAGAGAAGAGATTTCAGCATAGTCTGGTCCGGATTGAAGCGGTGCTACCAACTATTCTTGGGCCCAGCGAGATTTTTGAAT CACGACTGCAATCCAAATGTCGAATTATTGAGACAAGGGAACTATGTCACCTTCCGC TGGGTTTATATTATGCTTGAATGGAAACCTAAACTGATGATTGCG TTGGTAAAGGGAAT TCTTTGCCTCACCTGCGAGAAGAATCATCGCGGTGGCTTTGCTCCGAAGCCAGAAAGCTCGAGGCGTACTTCTCGGGATTTGTCTCGTGATTTCACCGTTGATCCCGTTTGCATCAGAGGCAGATCATCGGTATCTCGTTCTCGAAAATCGATTAGTGCCGGACCGCAACCTTTGAAATATGAAGGAGCAGTCAAGCAAGAGCCATTCTCCGATGACGAGCAAGCAGTATCCGTTGGGTTATCAACTGCGGCCTCACTCTCTACGGAAGAGGAGTGTGAGACACCAATCGACAATGTCTCTAATATTCCGTCTGTGGCCTCTCCATTTGGAGAGAGTCTTGCTTCAGATGTCGACTCAGTTCTTATGCCACCACGCAGAGAGCGCTATGCACGCAAAGCTGCTCAGAACTCCAAATCTTGGCTCTTGTTGAAGGGCCGAGGGTCGAAGACCCACGTAGACGAAAATCTTGCCTTTGTaggagatgaggaggaggttCCACCCGATTTTCCACGATGCGCCACATGTGCCAAGCCCCTGAGCGATCAAATATGGTACAACGGAAGATATTTTGATCACTGCCAAAG ATGTGTACGCCATGCTCTTGTGTTTCAACTTCCATGGCCAGCCCACAAGCCCCAGGAAGTGCAGGAGTACCCTCCTGCTTACCTCATCCCTCCCGGTTACATTCCTCCGAAAATTTCCACCGTTCCTCTGCCATCACTGAGCAAGAATAAACCGGCCCCTCGTGTCAACCCTATTGCTACAGCCCCGACACCACCCAGAGCGGGGAGTTCAATGGAAGACCGGGCGCATCGATTGCGCAAGCAGATTGAAATAGAAGAGTTTATTGTTAATTCATTGCGTGAGGCGGCCTGGTCTGTGCAGGAAGCGAAAGAGTTGGCTCAAGAAGCTAAAGAAGAGgcgagaaggaagaaaaaagaggaGAAAATGAGATTAGACGCCATGAGAATAAAAGGAAATGGCGTTTGGCAGAGGTACGAATATGTGGACGAAGAGGAATTGAAAAGAAAGCAAGAGGCAATGTGGCGCGTGGAACCTGGGACTACGCGGAGGGGAACAGTCAGGAAAACCCCTCAGGTCGAGAACAACAAtgagaaaaaggaaaagcAGACTGGAAAAGAGGCCGATGGTACACTTACAGCTATTACGGATGAAGCCCGCGCAAAAAAGAACGAGGAAAAACGGCGAAAGAGAGCTGAGGAGAAATTAAAAAGAGAACAGAAGATgcgagaagaggagagaaaaaaagaggagaagaagttgaaggATAGAGAAAGGAAGCGGCGAGCCAaagagatgaggaaagaggaaaaggatAGGTTGGTGCAAACTGCACTTTCCAACTATACATCCACTTCCCAAAGGGACAACGGTTATGCCCAACCCTCAGTTGATATTGACGAGGAAGACAATGAGGATCTCGAAGATGAAATCATGGTGGCAACTGCTCCCGAACTAGTGGCATACTACTCTCCGGAGATGCCAAAAGCGACCGAGTTGCCATCATCGGCTATCATTCCCGCTCGTCCTTTGGCTCGCCGAATCTCAAAGGGCACCTCACAATCCCCTCTATCTTCAGGATTCAAGGTCCTCACTAACTCGCCCCAAACTATTAT GCGGACCGGCTTCTGCTCCCCGTCAAGCTATCATGCTTCACATTCCTGCTCGCGGCTTCCCACCCAAGGACTCTGCTTCATCAAGCcgaaaagaaaaagacaTCCTGGAACAGTCAAAACATTAAGAGATCAGACGACCGAGGCCGCCCCCGCGATATCAGAACAAGAGAAGAGTGAGAAAGATTGTGGAATGTCACTAACACTTGTGGGCAGCAGTCAAATGGGAAAAGAAAATAGTTTGTTGAAGGAAGACAAGGAGAAAGGAATG AGCCCCGCGTCTCATTCGGCTAAGTCAATCATTTCTGCCATGGAATTCACAAAGCAGACGGCGGTTATTTCCCAGGAGCTTCCTTCTGGGGCGTACGGAGGATAA
- a CDS encoding Hypothetical Protein (Similar to TIGR gene model, INSD accession AAW42296.1) yields MRLSQVNKILLGSCIVVVPLSFYGGLAIKEYYLSKELDKVDDSRPPPHERAVRARIVQLEQERQELLKEGQNLDIKIGDIRKRMSEA; encoded by the exons ATGCGGCTATCACAAGTCAACAAAATTCTATTGGGCTCCTGTATCGTGGTTGTGCCTC TCTCCTTCTACGGTGGTCTCGCTATCAAGGAGTATTATCTCTCAAAGGAGCTTGACAAAGTAGATGACAGTCGACCACCTCCGCACGAACGAGCCGTGCGGGCCAGGATCGTCCA GTTGGAGCAAGAACGCCAAGAGCTTCTAAAAGAAGGTCAAAATCTAGATATAAAAATTGGCGACATTCGAAAACGTATGTCGGAGGCATGA
- a CDS encoding uncharacterized protein (Similar to TIGR gene model, INSD accession AAW42298.1~Duplicated and diverged from downstream gene CGB_C5610W) produces the protein MSDGEHALARTVFGSDKLSASKLFNVDGWVVLVTGGGTGLGLITAGALAENGAKVYITGRRLEPLQEAAKIAAPKGGKGTIIPLQADMSKKEDIDKVKETITSKEKWLNALINNHGVAITPPKIDDAEQTAEGLSKFMYDGEKFDNWLDAYRINTASYYFTSFAFLPLLAAAKSVGNFSEPGNIINVASISGMTATSQGGQFSYNSSKGATIALTRMLATELARRELGIRVNMICPGYFPSGMTGYTEDDTKPSKEFKDKMGTPLGRTGNAIDYAQTVFSLLSNQYITGRELVVDGGYLLNQI, from the exons ATGAGCGATGGTGAACACGCACTTGCTAGGACTGTTTTCGGCTCCGACAAACTATCTGCCTCCAAGCTTTTCAATGTTGATGGATGGGTCGTCTTGG TGACTGGCGGCGGTACTGGCCTCGGTCTCATCACAGCAGGTGCTTTGGCCGAAAACGGCGCCAAGGTGTACATTACTGGTCGACGATTAGAGCCTCTCCAGGAAGCCGCTAAGATTGCGGCGCCTAAGGGAGGTAAAGGGACGATTATTCCTCTTCAAGCAGACATGAGCAAGAAGGAGGATATCGACA AGGTAAAGGAGACCATCACTTCTAAGGAAAAGTGGTTGAATGCTCTCATCAACA ACCACGGAGTTGCAATCACTCCTCCGAAGATTGACGATGCCGAGCAGACTGCCGAGGGGTTGTCCAAGTTCATGTACGATGGAGAGAAGTTTGACAACTG GCTTGATGCCTACCGAATTAATACCGCCTCATACTACTTCACTTCCTTTgccttccttcctctcttgGCTGCTGCCAAGAGCGTTGGTAACTTTTCTGAGCCTGGTAACATCATCAATGTTGCTTCTATCAGTGGGATGACTGCTACCTCTCAGGGTGGTCAATTCAGCTACAACTCCAGCAA GGGCGCCACTATTGCACTCACTCGTATGTTGGCTACGGAATTGGCTCGACGAGAGCTGGGTATTCGGGTCAACATGATTTGCCCTGGCTATTTCCCTTCG GGAATGACCGGGTACACCGAGGATGACACCAAGCCCAGCAAGGAGTTCAAGGACAAGATGGGCACGCCATTGGGTAGAACTGGAAACGCAATCGACTACGCCCAGACAGTCTTTAGTCTTCTTTCT AATCAATATATTACCGGAAGGGAGCTGGTCGTCGATGGTGGTTATTTGCTTAATCAGA TCTAA
- a CDS encoding uncharacterized protein (Similar to TIGR gene model, INSD accession AAW42300.1~Duplicated and diverged from upstream gene CGB_C5600W), which produces MSSSHSLARTVFGTDALTVNKLFDVSGWVAVVTGGGTGLGLITAGALAQNGCKVYITGRRLELLEEAAKTAAPSQGHGSIIPVQADMSTKEGIAKLKEVIESNEKWINVLINNHGVSLPSAQIDEAEQTPEALSKKMFEDETFENWTNGYRINTASYYFTSFAFLPLLSAAKTVGNFPEPGNIVNLSSMSGITKTSQRGQFSYNANKAATISLSHQLATEFARRDLGVRVNVVCPGYFPSGMTPVEDKYQSAANPEFKQKWGTPLARPGNAVDYAQCIFGLITNQYVTGTELIIDGGWLLVQPF; this is translated from the exons ATGAGCAGCAGCCACTCTCTCGCCAGGACCGTCTTCGGCACAGACGCTCTCACCGTCAACAAGCTTTTCGACGTCAGCGGTTGGGTCGCCGTCG TGACTGGAGGTGGGACAGGTCTCGGACTAATCACTGCCGGTGCTCTCGCGCAGAATGGTTGCAAGGTATACATTACCGGTCGACGACTCGAGCTCCTGGAGGAAGCAGCCAAGACAGCCGCCCCATCCCAGGGACACGGTAGCATCATTCCTGTACAGGCAGACATGAGCACTAAAGAGGGAATCGCCA AGCTCAAGGAGGTGATCGAATCGAATGAAAAATGGATCAATGTTCTGATCAACA ATCACGGGGTGTCACTCCCATCCGCGCAAATCGATGAGGCCGAGCAAACCCCTGAGGCATTGTCCAAAAAAATGTTCGAGGACGAGACTTTTGAGAACTG GACGAATGGCTATAGAATCAACACTGCTTCCTATTACTTTACGTCTTTTGCCTTTCTTCCATTGTTATCTGCTGCCAAGACAGTGGGCAACTTTCCCGAACCAGGTAACATTGTGAACCTGTCGTCCATGAGCGGTATCACCAAGACTTCGCAGAGGGGACAGTTTAGCTATAATGCCAACAA GGCCGCAACCATCTCCCTTTCTCACCAGTTGGCTACCGAATTCGCTCGCCGAGACCTTGGTGTTCGTGTCAATGTAGTGTGTCCTGGTTACTTCCCCTCG GGCATGACGCCGGTGGAAGATAAATACCAAAGCGCTGCGAATCCCGAGTTCAAGCAAAAATGGGGCACGCCTTTGGCTCGCCCGGGTAATGCGGTGGACTACGCTCAGTGTATCTTTGGCCTTATCACA AATCAATACGTCACTGGGACGGAGCTGATTATTGACGGCGGATGGCTACTAGTCCAGC CCTTCTGA
- a CDS encoding endoplasmic reticulum protein, putative (Similar to TIGR gene model, INSD accession AAW42302.1) translates to MPAIDPHYLWALGHFTVLFCTGYIILQTVLFRGTPVKTYKLAYSGALLSYFIVVYKSLGRPQLSQPWLRRALVDENCQYALLALFWWISKPVNLTVLPFATFSLFHCLTFLRTNIIPKLVPPSPKPTSGAAPGTTAGATAAQPSRPPALLDNVSRRIQVWVKTNYDTAMRFVAYAEIFITLRLFAGVLTFRTSFITALFMIHFVRFRYHASPFTRSAVHEITARIDAFVAGKGAGVQNAWGTVKRLVVTWGGMPLLPNEGRNGAQGPTAQAQQAARN, encoded by the exons ATGCCAGCCATAGACCCACACTATCTCTGGGCCCTCGGTCACTTCACAGTCCTCTTCTGTACAG GCTACATTATCCTCCAGACTGTCCTCTTCCGCGGAACTCCCGTCAAGACCTACAAGCTCGCATACTCGGGTGCACTTCTCTCCTACTTTATCGTAGTCTACAAGTCTCTCGGCCGTCCCCAACTGTCCCAACCGTGGCTCAGGAGGGCTTTGGTCGACGAGAACTGCCAGTACGCCCTCTTGGCACTCTTCTGGTGGATTTCCAAGCCTGTCAACT TAACCGTACTTCCCTTTGCAACCTTTTCCTTGTTCCACTGCCTGACATTCTTGAGAACCAACATTATCCCAAAGCTGGTCCC TCCTTCTCCCAAACCCACATCGGGCGCCGCTCCTGGCACTACTGCCGGCGCTACTGCCGCTCAGCCTTCTAGACCCCCAGCCCTTCTTGACAATGTTTCTCGCAGGATTCAGGTTTGGGTTAAAACCAACTATGACACTGCCATGCGCTTTGTCGCTTATGCCGAAATCTTCATCACCCTCCGCTTATTTGCTGGTGTTTTGAC TTTCCGCACATCTTTTATCACTGCGCTGTTCATGATCCACTTTGTCCGATTCCGATACCACGCTTCCCCCTTTACCCGTTCTGCCGTGCACGAAATTACCGCTCGCATCGATGCATTTGTTGCCGGTAAGGGTGCCGGTGTCCAGAACGCTTGGGGAACAGTCAAGCGGCTCGTAGTTACCTGGGGTGGCATGCCGCTTTTGCCGAATGAAGGACGCAACGGTGCCCAGGGCCCCACGGCTCAAGCTCAGCAGGCGGCGAGGAATTAA
- a CDS encoding 40S ribosomal protein S12, putative (Similar to TIGR gene model, INSD accession AAW42305.1) → MSDAGSETASNHPEVEAQEVEVAAQSGPMSVEDALEQVIKTALVHDGLARGLRECAKALDKKEAHLCVLVETVTEAEYLKLIEALCTEHGIQLIKVSDAKVLGQWAGLAKIDREGKPRKVVGCSCVVITNYGEDSAALQVLLEYFKTR, encoded by the exons ATGTCTGACGCTGGATCTGAAACCGCTTCCAACCACCCCGAAGTCGAGGCCCAAGAGGTCGAGGTCGCCGCCCAGTCCGGCCCCATGTCTGTCGAGGACGCTCTCGAGCAGGTCATCAAGACCGCTCTCGTCCACGACGGTCTTGCCAGGGGTTTGAGGGAGTGCGCCAAGGCTCTTGACAAGAAGGAGGCTCACCTCTGTGTCCTTGTCGAGACTGTCACCGAGG CCGAGTACCTCAAGCTCATCGAGGCTCTCTGCACTGAGCACGGTATCCAGCTCATCAAGGTCTCTGACGCCAAGGTCCTTGGTCAGTGGGCCGGTCTCGCCAAGATCGACCGTGAGGGCAAGCCCCGAAAGGTCGTTGGCTGCTCTTGCGTTGTCATCACCAACTACGGTGAGGACTCTGCCGCTCTCCAGGTCCTCCTTGAGT ACTTCAAGACCCGCTAA
- a CDS encoding Hypothetical Protein (Similar to TIGR gene model, INSD accession AAW42307.1), with amino-acid sequence MPHPHTSIAPYPQPGDSSPHKTQSQDSLALPTHSSSRSESTNSLQLLDNDLDEPDDDVDLDLDDMDLDDEESDARVDDPLVRGRAGRRRGRRYKEEATERGLLELIPSLMLSHPLPLLPLLALLPYNFLPAGVVFFVPVICILALLSVCAHIVIVYLAWYLKVPSFEDVFAIVTDKYGKYGLWGGRIATLIAVLGMLVGWLGTLHPLVQPVIETYFPANAVFSSRVFWTLLLSLTLLPSLLPSRMTRSLHRSPFVLVLLLPIVTFLVIGRTVEIRKASEIAQPGGDQAEDGGAAVASLASDVLGHLAKRRFGLAGGSSAGAGLTTLTIFFSPHVNTLPIHSTLARTKRSSFFMPCLISGAIILILSLPLALVPYYLLPMDTTGAAGKGKEGAISNTTVSSGVFAHLPADDGWVNLARLLMITLTLGSMNMWILRGRDVILKAMNVDSGDHYKIGRWVGVGWWVVAVGIACIGGWLADKIELIGVLGVLAVGWFLPSLFFIITFHVRSPLSIIFPSRQPPPNPDALPNLSAPHNLSRRGHSREDSINDPSTDILLARKERQLQKRRLGRRLWQDLIVYVGIMPVGCITLAWTAGRLVGLW; translated from the exons ATGCCTCATCCACATACATCCATTGCCCCATACCCACAGCCAGGAGACAGCTCTCCACACAAGACACAATCGCAAGACTCTCTGGCTCTCCCGACTCACAGCAGTTCCAGAAGCGAGTCCACAAACTCACTCCAGCTCCTCGACAATGACCTAGACGAGCCCGACGACGACGTGGATTTAGATTTGGACGATATGGATCTCGACGACGAGGAGTCGGATGCGAGGGTAGATGACCCACTAGTGAGAGGACGAGCAGGCAGACGACGTGGTCGGAGGTACAAGGAGGAGGCGACTGAGCGCGGGCTGCTCGAG CTCATACCATCCCTTATGCTATCTCACCCTTTACCACTCCTGCCACTGCTGGCATTACTACCATACAACTTCTTACCCGCCGGCGTAGTATTCTTTGTCCCGGTCATCTGTATCCTCGCACTGTTGTCTGTCTGCGCTCATATTGTCATCGTATATCTTGCATG GTATCTCAAAGTGCCTTCGTTTGAAGACGTATTTGCAATAGTTACTGATAAATACGGAAAGTATGGACTGTGGGGTGGTAGAATCGCGACCCTCATTGCAGTTCTAGGGATGCTCGTGGGCTGGCTTGGAA CTTTGCATCCATTGGTACAGCCTGTCATCGAGACTTACTTTCCCGCGAACGCTGTGTTCTCGTCCCGCGTCTTCTGGACCCTCTTGCTGTCCTTAACT CTGCTGCCTTCGCTCCTTCCTTCCCGTATGACTCGCTCGCTTCATCGTTCACCCTTTGTTCTCGTTCTGCTGCTGCCTATCGTGACGTTTTTGGTGATAGGCCGCACCGTGGAAATCCGCAAAGCATCCGAAATTGCTCAGCCTGGTGGTGATCAGGCTGAAGATGGTGGGGCTGCTGTTGCTTCACTCGCGAGCGACGTACTGGGTCATCTGGCGAAGAGAAGGTTTGGTTTAGCTGGCGGAAGCAGTGCCGGAGCTGGTCTAA CCACTTTGACGATATTTTTTTCTCCCCATGTCAATACTCTCCCTATCCATTCGACTCTTGCCCGCACCAAACGTTCGAGTTTCTTCATGCCATGCCTCATATCAGGCGCCATCATATTAatcctttctcttcctctcgCATTGGTGCCATACTACTTGCTCCCGATGGATACGACGGGTGCTGCAggaaaaggcaaagaaggtGCGATTTCGAATACCACCGTATCTTCAGGCGTATTCGCGCATCTTCCAGCGGACGACGGTTGGGTTAACCTCGCTCGGCTCTTAATGATTACTCTCACACTCGGATCGATGAATATGTGGATCCTACGTGGTCGAGATGTCATCCTCAAAGCGATGAATGTGGATAGCGGCGACCATTATAAGATTGGACGCTGGGTTGGCGTCGGCTGGTGGGTGGTCGCAGTCGGTATAGCCTGCATTGGTGGCTGGTTGGCGGACAAGATCGAGTTGATTGGCGTTTTAGGTGTGCTCGCTGTGGGGTGGTTCTTACCCT CCCTGTTTTTCATTATTACCTTCCATGTTCGTTCCCCGCTGtccatcatcttccctTCACGCCAACCACCGCCAAACCCAGATGCCCTTCCAAATTTGTCAGCTCCACACAACCTCAGTCGCCGCGGACATTCTAGAGAAGATAGTATAAATGATCCTTCGACGGATATCTTGCTGgcaagaaaagaaagacAGTTGCAAAAACGCAGATTAGGTCGGAGACTGTGGCAAGATTTGATCGTATATGTTGGGATAATGCCAGTGGGTTGCATCACTTTGGCATGGACAGCAGGAAGATTAGTTGGGCTTTGGTAG
- a CDS encoding uncharacterized protein (Similar to TIGR gene model, INSD accession AAW42309.1), translating to MDRTCLLDLFSPLPAEPYLSEGFQSDARMAYIASVISHMIRDFSGIHIPKLKGWIQKCKTWEGGYASRPGVIEAQGGTTYCSLAALSLISDSDNSRSPLNDRIFQTDILRWLMSRQLGGFQGRPGKLEDVCYSFWCGGALSVSIFVLLVLGREDLIDHDANKAFLLSAQSPLGGFGKEPEDYPDPYHSYLALAALSISLNRFGEDKENSFGLKALNVRWNVSAETADWLQTEITRVKEQEQERYNDND from the exons ATGGATCGTACGTGCCTGCTTGATTT ATTCTCGCCTCTTCCAGCCGAACCGTACCTTTCGGAAGGCTTCCAGTCTGACGCTCGCATGGCCTATATAGCAAGTGTTATATCTCACATGATACGCGACTTTTCGGGTATACATATACCTAAACTGAAGGGGTGGATCCAAAAGTGCAAA ACCTGGGAGGGTGGGTACGCTTCCAGGCCTGGAGTGATTGAGGCTCAAG GGGGGACCACATATTGCTCTCTGGCAGCTCTTTCCCTTATATCCGACTCTGATAACTCTCGGTCGCCTTTGAACGACCGgatctttcaaactgaTATCCTGCGGTGGCTAATGTCTAGACAGCTGGGAGGCTTTCAAGGCCGGCCCGGGAAACTCGAGGATGTCTGTTATTCATTCTGGTGTGGGGGGGCTCTTTCTGTGAGCATTTTCGTACTACTT GTTTTGGGTCGAGAAGACCTGATTGATCACGATGCCAATAAAGCGTTTCTTCTGTCGGCCCAGTCACCTTTGGGCGGCTTTGGAAAGGAACCAGAAGACTATCCTGATCCTTACCACTCTTACCTTGCTCTTGCTGCGCTCTCAATATCACTGAATCGCTTTGGCGAAGATAAAGAGAACAGCTTTGGTTTGAAAGCACTCAATGTGAGGTGGAATGTCAGTGCCGAAACTGCAGATTGGCTACAGACAGAGATCACCAGGGTCAAGGAACAAGAACAAGAACGATATAATGATAATGATTAA